One genomic region from Tripterygium wilfordii isolate XIE 37 chromosome 20, ASM1340144v1, whole genome shotgun sequence encodes:
- the LOC119986538 gene encoding dirigent protein 1-like: MALPMKLALLTALVVVFCTTTTTTEAAKRKQTLTRIQFYLHEIRAGPKPSVVRVAGRPNFTSPNPILASFGSISIMDNPLLATPNPKSLPIGRAQGLFALSSMEEISILMSATYIFTAGPYNGSSFSLLGRNPALEPLREIPIVGGTGVFRLARGYCFVRTHAMSQTDAMIGYNVTLIY, from the coding sequence ATGGCACTACCAATGAAACTTGCGCTTCTCACTGCACTTGTCGTGGTTTtctgcaccaccaccaccaccacagaGGCAGCAAAACGGAAGCAAACACTCACCCGTATCCAATTCTACCTCCACGAGATCCGAGCAGGCCCGAAACCGAGTGTCGTCCGGGTTGCTGGCCGTCCGAATTTCACCAGCCCAAATCCAATTTTAGCCTCGTTTGGATCCATTTCAATAATGGACAACCCCCTGTTGGCCACACCGAACCCGAAGTCGCTACCTATTGGCCGTGCTCAAGGGTTGTTTGCCCTGTCATCGATGGAGGAGATTAGTATTCTAATGTCGGCTACTTATATCTTCACTGCTGGACCTTACAACGGGAGCTCATTCAGCTTGTTAGGTCGGAATCCGGCGTTGGAGCCGCTGAGAGAAATCCCGATCGTCGGCGGCACTGGAGTTTTTAGGCTTGCGAGAGGATATTGCTTTGTGAGAACACATGCAATGAGTCAAACGGATGCCATGATCGGATATAATGTGACCTTGATATACTAA
- the LOC119987231 gene encoding dirigent protein 1-like — protein MASSAKILFLAALLVLCCSTPTEAFGPKRTRIQFYLHEIMNGTDPTAVPVAARSNYTGANPLAAMFGTISIMDNPLRTSRDANSTLLGRAQGLYAMASQSEVVLFMSATYSFTAGRNNGSSFSLVGLNHAMRPLREIPIVGGTGRFRLAEGYCTVRTVAIDGSNNIIGYNATLFHY, from the coding sequence ATGGCTTCCAGTGCCAAAATCCTGTTTCTCGCAGCACTTCTCGTGCTCTGCTGCTCCACACCCACCGAAGCCTTTGGTCCCAAACGCACCCGCATCCAATTTTACCTCCACGAGATAATGAACGGCACCGACCCTACTGCAGTACCCGTCGCTGCCCGGTCCAACTACACGGGCGCAAACCCGTTGGCTGCCATGTTCGGTACAATTTCAATCATGGACAACCCACTTCGGACCTCCCGCGACGCGAATTCGACTTTGCTGGGGCGGGCGCAAGGGCTGTACGCGATGGCGTCGCAGAGTGAGGTGGTGCTGTTTATGTCGGCTACTTATTCGTTCACCGCCGGGCGTAATAACGGGAGCTCGTTTAGTCTGGTTGGGTTGAATCACGCGATGAGGCCGTTGAGGGAGATTCCGATTGTGGGCGGTACCGGACGGTTTCGGCTGGCGGAAGGGTATTGTACGGTTCGGACTGTTGCCATTGACGGGTCGAATAATATAATCGGGTATAATGCGACCCTGTTCCACT